One Tautonia rosea genomic window carries:
- a CDS encoding alkaline phosphatase family protein — translation MKRLGIERVIIVGLDGLDPAILEAMLAAGELPNFATLRDQGGYGRVATTLPAQTPVAWSSFATGTNPGAHGIFDFVSRDPQTYRLELALNRYEQAGVFQPPRVVNLQRGTPFWRLLSDQGIPSSVIRCPCTYPPDPIEGRMLSGMGVPDLRGGFGTGTYYSTAEGITAGEAERVVRLPGAGPGAIETVILGPNHPRTRAEIRVPIVLDSVPDAGKVILRSTGEPQSLVLEVGRWSDWLRVSFRLGLLQSTSGLVRFFLVSMGPDRLSLYCSPIQFDPEAPPFPISSPEAFAGDLKRAIGRYHTTGLAEDHAALSNGRISESAFLDQCNDLWREREAMFEHELSRFQSGVLYCLFGIPDRIQHLFWRYRDPGHPANRGRPFVADHKNAIAEAYRRSDAQVGRALRAADDQTLVIALSDHGFGPFRRGVNLNTWLYEQGLLAVSTGDRAGDPNGAPLGHIDWSRTKAYSIGLGGIFLNLRGREGLGVVDPEDAEPLKAALAASLSGLVDPAHGAVAIRSVIAREQVYSGPFVDEAPDLLIRFGTGYRTSWGSAMGQLGEAVFEENTRLWAGDHIVDPVLVPGILLMNRPFRPEGASLLDLAPTVLDTFGLPAGPKMEGRTLLR, via the coding sequence TCGACGGTCTCGACCCAGCGATCCTCGAAGCGATGCTCGCCGCGGGTGAACTGCCAAACTTCGCCACGCTGCGCGATCAGGGCGGTTATGGCCGGGTTGCCACCACGCTCCCGGCACAAACACCGGTCGCCTGGTCGAGTTTCGCCACGGGGACGAACCCTGGCGCACACGGCATCTTCGACTTTGTCTCACGGGATCCGCAGACGTATCGACTTGAGCTTGCCTTGAACCGATACGAGCAGGCCGGGGTGTTTCAACCGCCTCGAGTCGTCAATCTCCAGCGCGGAACCCCCTTTTGGCGGCTGCTCTCGGATCAGGGAATTCCGTCGTCGGTGATCCGATGTCCGTGTACCTATCCCCCGGATCCCATTGAGGGACGCATGCTCTCCGGGATGGGAGTTCCCGACCTGCGGGGCGGTTTCGGCACGGGGACCTATTATTCAACGGCCGAGGGGATCACCGCCGGCGAGGCCGAGCGCGTGGTCCGGCTTCCAGGGGCCGGACCGGGGGCGATCGAAACGGTGATCCTTGGCCCCAATCATCCCCGGACTCGGGCCGAAATCCGGGTGCCGATCGTCCTCGATTCGGTGCCTGACGCGGGTAAGGTGATTCTCCGATCCACGGGAGAACCCCAGTCGCTTGTGCTGGAGGTGGGACGATGGAGTGACTGGCTGCGTGTCTCATTTCGTCTGGGACTGCTGCAATCGACCTCCGGACTGGTTCGGTTTTTTCTGGTAAGCATGGGGCCCGATCGTCTTTCGCTCTATTGTTCACCCATCCAGTTTGATCCGGAGGCCCCGCCGTTTCCGATCAGCTCTCCCGAGGCGTTTGCGGGCGATCTGAAACGAGCGATTGGCCGCTATCACACTACCGGTTTGGCCGAAGATCACGCGGCGCTGAGCAACGGACGGATCAGTGAATCGGCGTTTCTCGACCAGTGCAATGATCTGTGGCGGGAACGCGAGGCGATGTTCGAGCACGAACTCTCCAGGTTCCAGTCGGGCGTGCTCTATTGCCTCTTCGGGATTCCTGACCGGATTCAGCATCTGTTCTGGCGCTACAGAGACCCTGGTCATCCGGCGAACCGCGGACGGCCCTTCGTTGCCGATCACAAGAATGCCATTGCCGAAGCGTATCGCCGCAGTGACGCTCAGGTCGGCCGGGCGTTGAGGGCGGCAGACGATCAGACACTCGTCATCGCTCTCAGCGATCACGGATTCGGTCCGTTCCGGCGAGGGGTCAATCTGAACACATGGCTTTACGAGCAGGGTTTGCTGGCAGTTTCGACGGGTGACCGTGCCGGCGACCCGAACGGGGCTCCGCTCGGGCACATCGATTGGTCGCGGACGAAGGCCTATTCCATCGGACTGGGTGGGATCTTTCTAAATCTCCGAGGACGAGAAGGGCTCGGGGTGGTCGACCCCGAAGACGCGGAGCCGCTCAAGGCGGCTCTGGCCGCATCCTTAAGTGGGTTGGTCGACCCGGCACATGGAGCCGTCGCCATCCGATCGGTGATCGCCCGAGAGCAGGTCTATTCGGGACCATTCGTCGACGAGGCGCCCGATCTCCTCATCCGGTTCGGGACTGGCTACCGGACCTCCTGGGGATCGGCCATGGGGCAGCTCGGCGAGGCAGTTTTCGAAGAGAACACGAGGCTCTGGGCGGGGGATCACATCGTCGATCCGGTCCTCGTTCCCGGTATCCTTCTGATGAATCGGCCGTTCCGGCCGGAAGGTGCGTCGCTTCTGGACCTTGCTCCGACGGTGCTCGACACCTTCGGATTGCCCGCCGGTCCGAAGATGGAAGGGAGAACCTTGCTGCGATGA